In Exiguobacterium sp. 9-2, the genomic window CCTCTTTTTTTTAATCAAGCGGTCAAGGTGATACCGAAAAAGGCAGCGAGGATTCCGAATCCATAACTGCATATCAAGTAGAAGGCGAGTACTTTACGGTTTCCATCTTGTAAGAGCTGTAACGTTTCAATCTTAAACGTCGAGAACGTCGTAAACGATCCGAGGAAGCCGGTACCAAGCAGTAACGTCCAAGTCGTATCGAGATGTGAACCGATGACGAGACCAAGCAAAAATGAGCCGAGTACGTTAATGAGGAATGTGGCTAGTGGGAATTCACGTTTCCACATCGTCTTGATCCATTGACTGACAGCAAAACGACTGATGGCTCCACAAAAAGCACCGATGGCAAGGGCGAGTAATTCCATTCACTCACGTCCTTTCGTCACGTGCCGCAATCGTCTTGTTCCAAGCGCGTAACCAAGATAAGACAGGAACAGACCGCCGAACAGGCTGACGAGTACGTAGAGGAACGCATCCGCTAAATGACGTTCGTTAAATAAGGTCACAGTCTCGACGCTGAATGTCGAAAATGTCGTGAATGAGCCGATGAAGCCCGTTCCAATAGCTGTAATCGCATATTGATGCAAGAGTTTCGTTCGAAATAGGAAGTGTGTCGCATAGCCGAGCAGAAAGCTACCGATCAAGTTGATCGCAAGCGTGGGCCACGGAAACGGACCAGTCGTCAAGTTGCCAATCAGCAGTCCAAGTCCATAACGTGCAGAGGCACCGAGAACACCTGCGAGACCTACGAGTACATAGAGCATAGGAATCCTCTTTTCTGAAAAAAGTCTACGTTAAACGTACTCCCGCTCTCAAGAAAGCGTCAAGAAAAAAAGTCATCCGAGGGACTTAACGATTGAATTCTTTCTGCCGATGAACAATTGTATGACTTTAC contains:
- the crcB gene encoding fluoride efflux transporter CrcB; its protein translation is MELLALAIGAFCGAISRFAVSQWIKTMWKREFPLATFLINVLGSFLLGLVIGSHLDTTWTLLLGTGFLGSFTTFSTFKIETLQLLQDGNRKVLAFYLICSYGFGILAAFFGITLTA
- the crcB gene encoding fluoride efflux transporter CrcB — its product is MLYVLVGLAGVLGASARYGLGLLIGNLTTGPFPWPTLAINLIGSFLLGYATHFLFRTKLLHQYAITAIGTGFIGSFTTFSTFSVETVTLFNERHLADAFLYVLVSLFGGLFLSYLGYALGTRRLRHVTKGRE